The genomic region ATAATTTTGCCTCGGCAAAGTAATCACCAATAATCTGTAGACCCACCGGCATATCATTGGCAAAACCAGCAGGAATCGACACCCCCGGCACCCCGGCCAGATTCACGGCAATGGTGTATATATCAGAAAGATACATGGTGACCGGATCATCCTTCTTTTCACCCACGCCAAAGGCTGTGTCCGGGGTGGTTGGACCCATGATGACATCTACCTCGGACAGTGCCTGCCGAAAATCATCACGAATCAGACGACGCACCTTCTGCGCCTTCAGATAATAGGCATCATAGTAACCAGCTGATAGGGCATAGGTACCAATCATAATACGACGTTTGACTTCATCACCAAAACCCTCCTCACGCGAGCGTTTGTAAAGGTCTTCCAGATCCTGAGGTGCATCACAACGATGACCAAAACGCGCCCCGTCAAAACGCGACAGGTTGGATGAACACTCAGCCGGTGCCACCACATAATATACGGGTACTGCCAGATGAGTATTAGGCAAACTAATCTCGACAATCTCCGCACCCAGACTCTTATAGACATCAATCGCCTGTTCAATTACCTGAGCCACATCAGCTTCCAGACCTTCACCAAAATATTCCTTTGGCAAGCCAATCTTCAAGCCCTTGAGGGATTGATTCAGGTCAGCCGAATAATCATCCACGGCACGATCCACACTGGTTGAGTCACGTCGATCAAAACCTGCCATTGCCTGCATCAAGGCGGCTGCATCTTCGGCAGAACGTGCCATCGGGCCGCCCTGATCCAGACTGGAGGCAAAGGCGATCATGCCATAACGAGATACCCGCCCATAGGTAGGCTTAAGCCCCGTCAAACCACATAATGCCGCTGGCTGACGAATCGAACCTCCGGTATCGGTGCCCGTTGCAAGTGGTGCCAGACGTGCGGCAACCGCTGCCGCTGAGCCACCGGAGGAACCACCCGGCACGGCATCCAGCCGCCAGGGGTTTTTCACCGCACCATAAAAACTGGTTTCATTACTGGAACCCATGGCAAATTCATCCATGTTGGTCTTGCCCAGCATAACTGCACCCGCTGCATTTAACTGTTGCGTCACGGTCGCATCATAAGGCGAGATAAAGTTATCCAGCATCTTCGAACCACAACTGGTCCGTACCCCCTGGGTACAAAAGATATCCTTATGGGCATAGGGAATCCCGGTTAAATAATCAGTCTCACCCTTATGAATGCGCTCATCAGCCTGCCTGGCAGCAGCTAACGCCTGATCCCCGGTCACCGTAATAAAACTATTAATCCGGGCATCCAAGCTAGCGATACGATCCAGATAGGCCTGAGTCAACTCGACACTGGAGAAATCTCCCGCTTTAAGCCCCGCCACTAATTCAACAACACTTTTTGTATACATCACTCGATAACCCTCGGCACCAGATAGAGTCCCGCTTCAACCTGTGGTGCAATGACCTGAAATTCTTCACGATGATTACCCTCGGTCACCTTGTCCTCACGCAATAGTTGTACCGCATCCAGCGGGTGCGACATCGGTTCGACATCATCCGTCGCCACATTTTCCAGTTGTTCGACAAAGGCCAGGATATCGGACAGGTTCCTGGCATAGTCCGGGACATCGGCATCATTGATGCCAAGGCGTGCCAAATGAGCAATCTTGTTAATATCGGATGAATCCAAAGCCATGTGTATTCCTTAAGCGTTTCACTAATAACGGGCTATTATGCCATTTTACGTAAATTATACCTAATTAATACCTTGCTGAAACCCCCGCCCGTTGTTACAGTATTTCGGATTTCATATAAGAACCGGGTTGCAAGTCAAAATGTTTAAACGTCTGAGTCTGATGGGGATGTTCTCCAACGATTTATCTATTGATCTGGGTACCGCCAATACCCTGATCTATGTCCGTGGACAAGGTATTGTCCTTAACGAACCATCCGTCGTTGCGATTCGTCAGGATCGAGGCCCTGGTGGTCCTAAGAGCGTCGCCGCCGTTGGCAGTGAGGCCAAACGGATGTTGGGACGTACCCCAGGTAACATTACCGCCATTCGCCCGTTAAAAGATGGTGTAATTGCCGATTTCACCGTCACCGAGAAGATGCTACAACACTTCATCCATCGCGTGCACGAGACCCGTTTTTTCAAACCCAGCCCACGCGTATTGATCTGTGTACCTTGTGGTTCCACCCAAGTCGAACGTCGCGCCATCAAGGAATCAGCCGCAGGTGCGGGTGCGCGTGAGGTCTATCTGATTGAAGAACCGATGGCAGCAGCGATTGGTGCCGGAATGCCGGTTGAGGAGGCCAGTGGCTCTATGGTGCTGGATATTGGTGGTGGCACCTCGGAAGTCGCTGTTATCTCACTCAATGGTATTGTCTATGCAGCCTCAGTACGCATTGGTGGTGACCGCTTTGATGAGGCCATTATCAGCTATGTACGCCGCAACTATGGCACCCTGATTGGCGAAGCCACCGCCGAACGTATCAAACAGGAAATTGGCTCTGCCTTCCCTGGCACAGATGTCAGGGAGATTGAGGTCAAGGGTCGTAATCTGGCACAAGGCATCCCGCGCAGCTTCACCCTCAACAGCAACGAGATCCTGGAGGCAATGCAAGAGCCTCTATCAGGTATTGTCGATGCAGTTAAAAAGGCACTGGAACAAACCCCGCCCGAACTCGGTGCGGATGTTGCCGATCACGGCATCGTACTCACCGGTGGTGGTGCCCTGCTAAGAGACCTGGATCGTCTATTGATGGAAGAAACAGGGCTGCCTGTGGTGGTTGCCGAAGACCCCCTCACCTGTGTCGCCCGTGGCGGTGGTCGCGCACTGGAACTGATTGATGAACGTGGTGGCGATGTATTCGCTGTGGAATAGCGGAACAGTGGAATAATTGAAACTCCTGTTCTCACAAGGTCCCGCGCTTACCACACGCCTGGTCGTTTTTGTCCTTATCTCCCTTATCCTGATGACGGTTGACCACCGTCAACAACACCTGGAGACACTACGCAGCAAACTTTCCATTATCGCTTATCCAATGCAATGGCTGGTTGATTTACCCACCACGGCAAGTGAGTGGATTGAAGAAACCCTGGTCAGCCGCCGTACCCTGGCTGACGAAAACACCCGCCTCAAGACCCAGAACCTGCTATTACAGGCACAACGACAAAAACTCGATGCGCTGGAGGCAGAGAACCAACGTCTGCGTAGCTTGCTCGATTCCTCATTCAAGATCAGCGACCGGGTACTTATCGCAGAATTACTCTCTGTTGACCTCGACCCCTATCGCCATCAAATACTATTAAATAAGGGCAGCAATGATGGTGTCTATGCAGGGCAAGCCCTGATTGATGCCCAGGGCATTATGGGGCAGATCATCCACATCGGCCCCTTTAGTGCCAGCGCCATGCTCATTACTGATCCCGCTCACGCCATCCCGGTACAGGTCAACCGTAACGGTTTACGCACCATTGCCCTTGGTACCGGCAACCTGGATCGTCTCAATCTACCTCATCTACCCAATAATGCTGATATTAAAATTGGTGACCTATTGGTCAGTTCAGGGCTGGGTGGTCGCTTCCCCCCCGGTTATCCTGTCGCCCGCATCACCCGCATCAAACAACATCCCGGACAAGCCTTTGCTGAGGTCAGTGCCCTGCCACTCGCACGTTTAAACCGCAGCCGTGAAGTGCTACTGGTATGGCAACAGGATAAACCGGCAGAGGACATACAGCCATGATACGCAGCCAACATCATGGCGGTCGTATTATCCTGCTGAGCCTACTGACTGCATTATTACTGAGTATTACCCCATTACCAGAGACACTACAGGTCTTTCGACCCGACTGGGTTGCCCTGACCCTGCTGTACTGGTGTCTTGCTCTGCCACAACGTATTGGCGTGGGTATTGCCTGGATAACAGGTCTACTACAAGATGTGTTAATTGGCAGTCTGCTGGGGCAACATGCACTCATACTCGCCTTAATTGCCTATATTGTGCTCCGTTTTCATCAGCGTATCCGCCCCTTTCCGCCCTGGCAACAGGCTATTATTGTTGCCTTATTACTCCTGCTTACCCAACTGATCACATTATGGATTAATGGCATTATAGGACGCTCACTCAATAGTTGGTCTTACTGGCTGCCGAGCGTCACCGGCACCCTGCTATGGCCTGTTATATTTTATCTACTGCGTAAGATAAGACGCTGGTTTCATGTAAAATAGACATCAATTCAAGCCCACGAATTCAAGTCAGATACCATGCCAAGTCCTACTAAAATAAAAAACCATTTTCTGGAGAATCGTTTATTCCTTAACCGGGTATTCATCGCCCTGATTATTGGCGGCATACTTATTTTACTTCTCATATGGCGACTCATCTATCTACAAGTCATCGCACACGAACACTTCACTACCCTGGCGAACAATAACCGTATCAAGATCAGTGCGGTACCACCTAATCGCGGGCTTATTTATGACCGTAACGGGGTATTAATGGCAACCAACCTACCCGCCTATCGTTTACAAATCACCCCGGAACAGGTCAAGGATATGGATACGACCCTCAACGCCTTGTCTGGAATCCTGGAAATATCAACTCGCGATCTCAAGCGTTTCCAGCGTCTACGTAAACGCTCACATGAATTTGAGGCTATCCCTCTGCTGTTTAATCTCACTAGCCAGGAGGTTGCCACATTTGCTGTCAACCGTCACCGCTTCCCGGGGGTTGATGTTGAGGCCGTACTGACCCGACATTATCCCCAGGATAAACGTAGTGCTCATATCCTGGGCTACGTTGGACGCATTGATGAACGCGAACAACAACAACTGGATGCCGTCAACTATCGAGGCACCAGTCATGTCGGCAAAACCGGTATCGAAAAGACCTACGAGTCCTTATTGCATGGCAAGGTTGGTTATCGACAAACCGAGACCACTGCCAGCGGGCGCGTCTTACGCACCCTCAGCACCCAACCACCGGAGCCGGGTCGTGATATCTACCTTAGTATTGATACCGTCTTACAGAATGTCGCTGAGGATGCCTTTAA from Gammaproteobacteria bacterium harbors:
- the mreC gene encoding rod shape-determining protein MreC; translation: MKLLFSQGPALTTRLVVFVLISLILMTVDHRQQHLETLRSKLSIIAYPMQWLVDLPTTASEWIEETLVSRRTLADENTRLKTQNLLLQAQRQKLDALEAENQRLRSLLDSSFKISDRVLIAELLSVDLDPYRHQILLNKGSNDGVYAGQALIDAQGIMGQIIHIGPFSASAMLITDPAHAIPVQVNRNGLRTIALGTGNLDRLNLPHLPNNADIKIGDLLVSSGLGGRFPPGYPVARITRIKQHPGQAFAEVSALPLARLNRSREVLLVWQQDKPAEDIQP
- the mreD gene encoding rod shape-determining protein MreD, which translates into the protein MIRSQHHGGRIILLSLLTALLLSITPLPETLQVFRPDWVALTLLYWCLALPQRIGVGIAWITGLLQDVLIGSLLGQHALILALIAYIVLRFHQRIRPFPPWQQAIIVALLLLLTQLITLWINGIIGRSLNSWSYWLPSVTGTLLWPVIFYLLRKIRRWFHVK
- a CDS encoding rod shape-determining protein; protein product: MFKRLSLMGMFSNDLSIDLGTANTLIYVRGQGIVLNEPSVVAIRQDRGPGGPKSVAAVGSEAKRMLGRTPGNITAIRPLKDGVIADFTVTEKMLQHFIHRVHETRFFKPSPRVLICVPCGSTQVERRAIKESAAGAGAREVYLIEEPMAAAIGAGMPVEEASGSMVLDIGGGTSEVAVISLNGIVYAASVRIGGDRFDEAIISYVRRNYGTLIGEATAERIKQEIGSAFPGTDVREIEVKGRNLAQGIPRSFTLNSNEILEAMQEPLSGIVDAVKKALEQTPPELGADVADHGIVLTGGGALLRDLDRLLMEETGLPVVVAEDPLTCVARGGGRALELIDERGGDVFAVE
- the gatA gene encoding Asp-tRNA(Asn)/Glu-tRNA(Gln) amidotransferase subunit GatA: MYTKSVVELVAGLKAGDFSSVELTQAYLDRIASLDARINSFITVTGDQALAAARQADERIHKGETDYLTGIPYAHKDIFCTQGVRTSCGSKMLDNFISPYDATVTQQLNAAGAVMLGKTNMDEFAMGSSNETSFYGAVKNPWRLDAVPGGSSGGSAAAVAARLAPLATGTDTGGSIRQPAALCGLTGLKPTYGRVSRYGMIAFASSLDQGGPMARSAEDAAALMQAMAGFDRRDSTSVDRAVDDYSADLNQSLKGLKIGLPKEYFGEGLEADVAQVIEQAIDVYKSLGAEIVEISLPNTHLAVPVYYVVAPAECSSNLSRFDGARFGHRCDAPQDLEDLYKRSREEGFGDEVKRRIMIGTYALSAGYYDAYYLKAQKVRRLIRDDFRQALSEVDVIMGPTTPDTAFGVGEKKDDPVTMYLSDIYTIAVNLAGVPGVSIPAGFANDMPVGLQIIGDYFAEAKLLNVAHQFQQQTDWHTQIPKGFE
- the gatC gene encoding Asp-tRNA(Asn)/Glu-tRNA(Gln) amidotransferase subunit GatC: MALDSSDINKIAHLARLGINDADVPDYARNLSDILAFVEQLENVATDDVEPMSHPLDAVQLLREDKVTEGNHREEFQVIAPQVEAGLYLVPRVIE